From Flavobacterium alkalisoli, the proteins below share one genomic window:
- a CDS encoding PAS domain-containing sensor histidine kinase has translation MKDQILVNAIIENAIDGIITIDEDGIVESINPSACNLFLYYPHEIIGKSISILMPSSYLEKYHSCLQSLKSFGIDNLKSIDKNVFGKKKDGSIFPFRLGISEIRFQKKRIFTGFVHDLSYHNEVENKLLQYTQHLEELVKDRTISLNETIEALLKAKEEISLTLEKEKNLGKLKSRLLSMASHEFRTPLSTIQLSSSLIQRYAENSNPKIEDHVYKIKSAISNLTTILNDFLQHEKTESEKITVYVTSFKLDTFINEVIEELELLAKKKQKIISKHNSKATLVQLDKNLLKNCIINLVSNAIKYSGEETDIEIHTSINRNKIIITIKDNGIGIPEEEQEHLFEAFFRAHNTGNIPGTGLGLNIVSHYVKLMEGTIKCKSELNEGTIFTIEIPRK, from the coding sequence ATGAAAGATCAGATACTTGTTAATGCTATTATAGAAAATGCAATTGATGGAATTATTACTATAGACGAAGATGGAATAGTAGAGTCAATAAATCCTTCAGCATGTAATCTTTTTCTATATTATCCGCATGAGATAATAGGAAAAAGTATTAGCATTTTAATGCCTTCATCCTACTTAGAAAAATACCATTCCTGTTTACAGTCTTTAAAATCATTTGGCATTGATAATCTAAAAAGTATTGACAAAAACGTATTTGGCAAGAAAAAAGACGGCAGTATTTTTCCCTTTAGGTTAGGCATAAGTGAAATCAGGTTTCAGAAAAAAAGAATATTCACCGGATTCGTTCACGATTTAAGCTATCACAATGAAGTTGAAAATAAACTGTTACAATACACCCAACACCTGGAGGAACTTGTAAAAGACCGTACAATTTCTTTAAACGAAACTATTGAAGCTCTTTTAAAAGCCAAAGAAGAGATTAGTTTAACTTTAGAAAAAGAAAAAAATTTGGGTAAATTAAAAAGTAGGCTTTTATCCATGGCTTCACATGAGTTTAGGACACCTTTAAGCACAATTCAGCTTTCATCTTCCCTCATTCAGCGTTATGCCGAAAATTCAAACCCAAAAATTGAGGATCATGTTTATAAAATAAAAAGCGCAATATCTAACCTTACAACTATTCTCAATGATTTTCTTCAGCATGAAAAAACCGAATCTGAAAAAATTACCGTATATGTTACATCTTTCAAACTGGACACTTTCATCAACGAAGTAATTGAAGAATTAGAGTTATTAGCTAAAAAGAAGCAAAAAATAATCAGCAAACATAATAGCAAAGCCACATTGGTACAGTTAGATAAAAATCTTCTTAAAAACTGTATTATAAATCTGGTATCTAATGCTATAAAATATTCCGGCGAAGAAACAGATATTGAAATTCATACTTCCATCAATCGGAACAAAATAATCATCACAATCAAAGACAATGGTATTGGTATACCTGAAGAAGAGCAGGAACATTTGTTTGAAGCTTTCTTCAGAGCCCATAATACAGGGAATATACCGGGAACAGGATTAGGCCTTAATATCGTTTCACATTATGTAAAACTTATGGAAGGTACTATTAAATGTAAAAGTGAACTTAATGAAGGAACAATATTTACCATTGAAATACCACGCAAATGA
- a CDS encoding GntR family transcriptional regulator yields the protein MKISLDYNSPIPLHIQIEEQIREAIKADEYQNGAKMPNEVSLSKQLGISRSTLRQSINKLVYEGLLTRKKGVGTFVKKAAISSKAQNWLSFSQEMKALGIVPKNYELHVSWVKANKELSMFFNLEENARILKLERLRGNEDIPFVYFVSYFNPRIGLTGNEDFSKPLYDILAHYNSIAKLSKEEISAVKADAFFAQKLEINEGDPILRRKRFVFDPGNRPLEWNDGYYRADSFTYTLEFDREV from the coding sequence ATGAAAATATCATTAGATTACAATAGTCCCATTCCATTACATATTCAAATTGAAGAGCAAATTAGAGAGGCTATAAAAGCTGATGAATATCAAAACGGTGCGAAAATGCCAAATGAAGTTAGTTTGTCTAAACAATTAGGCATATCAAGAAGTACATTAAGGCAATCTATTAACAAACTAGTTTATGAAGGATTACTGACTCGCAAAAAAGGTGTTGGTACTTTTGTAAAAAAAGCAGCAATAAGTTCTAAAGCACAAAATTGGTTAAGTTTTTCTCAGGAAATGAAAGCTTTAGGTATTGTTCCTAAAAATTATGAATTGCACGTGAGCTGGGTCAAAGCCAATAAAGAACTTAGTATGTTTTTTAATCTAGAAGAGAATGCAAGAATACTTAAACTTGAGCGTCTAAGAGGAAATGAAGATATACCGTTTGTATATTTTGTATCTTACTTTAACCCTCGTATTGGATTAACCGGAAACGAAGATTTCTCAAAACCTCTTTATGATATTCTTGCTCATTACAATTCTATTGCCAAGCTCTCTAAAGAAGAGATAAGTGCTGTTAAAGCAGATGCTTTTTTTGCTCAAAAACTTGAAATAAATGAAGGAGATCCTATTCTTAGAAGAAAACGTTTTGTTTTTGATCCAGGAAACAGGCCATTAGAATGGAATGATGGTTATTACCGTGCTGATAGCTTTACCTACACACTGGAATTTGACCGTGAAGTTTGA
- a CDS encoding ROK family protein, producing MSLYYLGIDVGGSHISGALINAKTGELIIESYHKAVHDSNSSCSEFFKRCEELFSVVMSNCNLSNFESILGVGVAMPGPFDYENGISKIYGVQKYDALFGLNVKQELQKIADGTPVYFINDAESFAVGEYVRGAAVNSSKSIIMTLGTGFGSTFLVDGIMQDHSEEGVPSNGYLYDIPFKDGIADDFFSTRWFVKQWNEINNENIASVEAIAKLANENDLKALGLFDLFAENFADFMKPWVNSFKPERIVLGGGIAKAAPLFMDKFLGKLNSENSLDVKICELWDKAAIIGAVAYVKNKQEKEISKNKTVRKTEQFLIPEKKEESSEIAYDAYPAFNIGKGKIKEGYENLAQLISQSSSIVIDGYQGIFWDDIIKSIDKELAQIGKSARWFHVDAAMKPADEINGMLEPYLGGDDPLFGKITDKTLSDWFDKDKLSKIVKDPSVDINIVVGPGAALTGWDAPILYIDLPKNELQFRARAGRAGNLGMEVLTDNKSTYKRFFFIDWVVLNKHKEYLLPNIDFIIDGQRPDNILFMEGEDLRAGLTAMASNVFRPRPWFEPGAWGGSWMKDHLEGLNTNVENLAWSFELMVLENGLLLESDGFILEVSFDTIMFNNYKNILGDCAETFKHDFPIRFDFLDTFDGGNLSIQCHPSPQYIKQEFGMPFTQDETYYILDCKGDAEVYLGFKDGVEPLDFEHALKHSQEKSVELDVDRYIQKFEANKHDLFLIPHGTIHASGSNNMVLEISSAPYIFTFKMYDWLRLDLDGKPRPINIDRGMANVNFNRSGDTVEKELISKPYIIKQENNYTIEHLPTHKDHFYDVHRYNITREVTINTNNKCHVWMLVEGSKIEITTQNGISQIFNYAETFVVPAAAESYTIKNLSDIPVLLVKAFVK from the coding sequence ATGTCACTTTATTATTTAGGTATCGATGTTGGTGGTTCACATATCTCAGGAGCATTGATAAATGCAAAAACAGGAGAATTAATCATAGAATCTTATCATAAGGCTGTTCATGACTCTAACAGCTCATGTTCAGAGTTTTTTAAACGCTGTGAAGAGCTCTTTTCAGTTGTGATGAGTAACTGTAATCTCAGCAATTTTGAAAGTATACTAGGAGTAGGAGTCGCAATGCCGGGTCCCTTCGATTATGAAAATGGTATTTCTAAAATTTATGGCGTTCAAAAATATGACGCTTTGTTTGGGCTTAATGTTAAACAGGAATTACAAAAAATTGCTGACGGAACTCCGGTTTATTTCATTAATGATGCCGAGAGTTTTGCAGTAGGTGAATATGTAAGGGGCGCAGCCGTTAACAGTTCAAAAAGTATAATAATGACCCTTGGGACAGGTTTTGGTAGTACATTCCTTGTTGATGGCATAATGCAGGATCATTCGGAAGAAGGTGTTCCTTCTAATGGTTATTTATATGATATTCCTTTTAAAGATGGTATTGCTGACGACTTTTTCTCTACTCGCTGGTTTGTTAAACAGTGGAATGAGATTAATAATGAAAATATTGCCAGTGTAGAGGCTATTGCTAAACTGGCAAATGAGAATGACCTGAAAGCACTTGGCTTATTTGATTTGTTTGCAGAGAATTTTGCAGATTTTATGAAGCCTTGGGTAAACTCATTCAAACCGGAACGAATAGTTTTAGGAGGCGGTATAGCTAAGGCAGCGCCTTTATTTATGGACAAGTTTTTAGGTAAGCTGAATTCAGAGAATAGTTTAGATGTAAAAATTTGTGAACTGTGGGATAAGGCAGCAATAATTGGGGCTGTAGCATACGTTAAAAACAAGCAGGAAAAAGAAATATCAAAAAATAAAACAGTAAGAAAAACAGAACAGTTTTTAATTCCTGAAAAGAAAGAAGAAAGTAGCGAAATAGCCTATGATGCCTATCCGGCTTTTAATATTGGAAAAGGTAAAATTAAAGAGGGTTATGAAAATCTTGCTCAATTGATATCGCAATCTTCAAGTATTGTAATAGATGGCTATCAGGGAATATTTTGGGATGATATTATAAAATCTATAGATAAGGAACTGGCTCAAATAGGTAAAAGTGCAAGATGGTTTCATGTTGATGCTGCTATGAAGCCGGCTGATGAGATTAATGGAATGTTAGAGCCTTATCTGGGTGGTGATGACCCTTTGTTTGGTAAGATTACCGACAAAACATTATCAGACTGGTTTGATAAAGACAAACTTTCTAAGATAGTTAAGGACCCATCGGTAGATATTAATATTGTTGTTGGGCCCGGTGCCGCATTAACAGGTTGGGATGCTCCCATATTATATATAGACCTTCCTAAAAATGAACTTCAGTTCAGAGCCAGGGCAGGAAGGGCAGGTAATTTAGGAATGGAAGTTCTTACCGATAACAAAAGCACCTATAAAAGATTCTTTTTTATTGATTGGGTAGTTCTTAATAAACATAAAGAGTATTTACTTCCTAACATAGACTTTATTATAGACGGACAAAGACCGGATAATATTCTTTTTATGGAAGGAGAAGACCTAAGAGCCGGACTTACTGCAATGGCATCTAATGTTTTCAGGCCAAGGCCCTGGTTTGAACCTGGTGCTTGGGGAGGTAGTTGGATGAAAGACCATCTTGAAGGTCTTAACACTAATGTTGAAAACCTTGCATGGTCTTTTGAACTGATGGTTCTTGAGAACGGACTGTTACTTGAAAGTGATGGTTTTATTCTGGAAGTTTCGTTTGACACTATAATGTTTAATAACTACAAAAACATTCTTGGGGATTGTGCCGAAACCTTTAAACATGATTTCCCTATACGATTTGACTTTCTGGATACTTTTGACGGAGGAAATTTATCAATTCAATGCCACCCCTCTCCGCAATATATAAAACAGGAATTCGGTATGCCATTTACTCAGGATGAGACTTATTATATTCTTGACTGTAAAGGTGATGCCGAAGTTTATTTAGGATTTAAAGATGGTGTTGAACCTCTGGATTTTGAACACGCGTTGAAACACAGCCAGGAAAAATCAGTAGAGTTGGATGTAGACAGATATATTCAAAAATTCGAGGCAAATAAGCATGACCTTTTCTTAATTCCGCACGGAACTATACATGCTTCAGGTAGCAATAACATGGTACTTGAAATAAGTAGCGCACCCTATATTTTCACTTTTAAGATGTATGACTGGCTTCGTCTTGATTTGGATGGTAAGCCACGTCCTATAAATATTGACAGGGGTATGGCAAATGTCAACTTTAACAGAAGCGGTGATACAGTTGAAAAAGAACTGATATCCAAGCCATATATTATAAAGCAAGAGAATAACTATACAATAGAACACTTGCCTACACATAAGGACCATTTTTATGATGTGCACCGCTATAATATAACACGCGAGGTTACAATCAACACCAACAACAAATGTCATGTATGGATGTTAGTGGAAGGTTCAAAAATAGAAATTACTACACAAAACGGTATTTCGCAGATTTTTAATTATGCCGAAACATTTGTAGTACCTGCAGCAGCAGAGAGTTACACCATTAAAAATTTAAGCGATATACCCGTCCTGCTGGTTAAAGCTTTTGTAAAATAA
- a CDS encoding SusC/RagA family TonB-linked outer membrane protein, with the protein MRKHEKSRLFSRIEKRTGLKLAILIALIFNTGMYAQTTITGVISDSTTSETIIGATVAVKGTTNAVVSDLNGVYTIKAPDDAILVVSFIGYGTQEQQVNGRNTIDFVLKEEINSLQEVVIVGYATQKRNSITSAISTVDSDVFENRPVTSAAQALQGTTPGLVIQQGSNEPGQGSVINIRGIGTFQSNTYPLVLIDGLIGSIDNINPNDIETVSVLKDASSTAIYGSRAANGVILITTKKGKAGKTSISYDYLYGFQEATNMPKYAQAWEYAELRNEALVNSGLPARYSPQEINEFRALGKGTIWLEEIYRKSAPQESHNIAVQGGGDRTTYHLSVGHLNQRSLFEGNDAYGLKRNNARLNISSKLFDNLNIVATGFYNGSTVNEHAYWTNWLIEQATRMPVIYNIRDEEGNFTLPSGSNSNALARLTNGGMRTYEVDNFSGSLSAEWSIVKDLKLKGFFGANVSDNNTHEFRKSIDYAPYLGGGDLESSVMDRFDKTVLLNSTVTLNYTKNIGENHSFIGLLGVSQESSERRWFQARKIGIPGNEFGVLSNGTYTDESNTYGSAEEWSIQSYFGRLNYSYKDKYLFEGNLRADGSSRFASDNRWGIFPSFSAGWRISQENFMQATAGFLSNLKLRASWGQVGNQDIGLYQYLSTITVNTQAYSFNDNLANGAYFSVANRDISWETSETLDFGIDAGFFNNRLNFTFDVYSKDSKNVLVSNLPVPGIYGAGSPVQNVGSINNSGYEIAVNYRFDTGKVNHSITANLADNVNEVTDDGGRTLIGGTDVVTILREGFPINSYYGLMTDGIYQNAEEVANGPQQNFNAAGAKPGDLRYVDRNGDGVIREEDDRFILGNPFPRYNYGFTYSAQWKGLDFSFFIQGVGKRSMWIRGEGVEAFHNNNEGPVMDYHIDRWTPANPDASYPRLTVGAESANNAARSDFWIQNAAYARLKNLQLGFTIPKEITQQIGINRLRAYITGQNLLTLTKLKAGYDPEINSGDASNGRVYPVTKVWAVGLNVNF; encoded by the coding sequence ATGAGAAAACACGAAAAAAGCAGACTGTTTTCCCGGATCGAAAAACGAACCGGATTAAAACTTGCCATACTCATTGCATTAATTTTTAATACTGGTATGTATGCGCAAACCACCATTACAGGTGTAATATCAGATTCAACAACCAGCGAAACTATCATTGGAGCAACAGTAGCTGTAAAAGGTACTACTAATGCAGTGGTGAGTGATTTAAACGGGGTCTATACCATAAAAGCACCTGATGATGCCATACTTGTTGTATCCTTTATAGGTTATGGTACTCAGGAGCAGCAGGTAAATGGAAGAAATACAATAGATTTTGTACTTAAGGAGGAAATAAACTCTTTACAGGAAGTTGTTATTGTAGGTTATGCTACTCAAAAAAGAAACAGTATAACATCGGCCATCAGTACAGTTGATTCTGATGTTTTTGAGAACCGACCCGTAACAAGCGCTGCACAGGCTTTACAGGGGACAACCCCGGGGCTCGTAATACAGCAGGGTAGTAATGAGCCGGGCCAGGGTTCGGTAATTAATATTCGTGGTATAGGTACTTTTCAGTCAAATACATACCCTCTGGTACTTATAGATGGACTTATAGGAAGTATAGATAATATTAACCCCAATGATATAGAGACAGTTTCGGTACTTAAGGATGCATCATCTACAGCCATATATGGTTCAAGGGCTGCTAATGGGGTGATACTAATTACTACTAAGAAAGGTAAGGCTGGGAAAACAAGTATTTCCTACGATTACTTATATGGTTTTCAGGAAGCAACCAATATGCCAAAATATGCTCAGGCATGGGAATATGCCGAATTGCGAAATGAAGCTTTAGTAAATTCAGGTTTACCTGCCCGATATTCTCCTCAGGAGATCAATGAATTCAGAGCATTGGGTAAAGGAACGATATGGCTGGAAGAAATATACAGGAAGTCAGCCCCTCAGGAATCACATAATATTGCTGTACAGGGTGGAGGAGATAGAACTACTTATCATTTATCTGTAGGACACTTAAATCAAAGGAGCCTTTTTGAAGGTAATGACGCTTATGGATTAAAAAGAAATAATGCAAGGCTAAATATAAGTTCAAAACTATTTGATAATCTAAACATTGTAGCGACAGGATTTTATAATGGTTCTACTGTAAATGAGCACGCCTACTGGACAAATTGGCTTATAGAACAGGCTACCAGAATGCCTGTGATTTATAATATAAGGGACGAAGAAGGTAACTTTACATTACCAAGCGGTAGTAACTCTAATGCACTTGCAAGACTTACTAACGGAGGGATGAGAACTTATGAAGTTGATAATTTTTCTGGAAGCCTTAGTGCTGAGTGGAGTATTGTAAAAGATCTTAAGCTTAAAGGCTTTTTCGGAGCAAATGTTTCAGATAATAATACCCATGAATTTAGGAAATCTATAGATTATGCGCCTTATTTGGGAGGTGGAGACTTGGAGAGTTCTGTTATGGATCGTTTTGACAAAACAGTATTACTTAATTCAACAGTAACTCTGAATTATACAAAGAATATTGGTGAAAACCATTCTTTTATCGGTTTGTTAGGAGTATCGCAGGAAAGTAGTGAGAGAAGATGGTTCCAGGCAAGAAAAATCGGAATTCCGGGCAATGAGTTTGGAGTTTTATCAAACGGTACATACACGGATGAGAGCAATACTTATGGTAGTGCTGAAGAATGGAGTATTCAATCTTATTTTGGAAGACTTAATTATTCTTATAAAGATAAATATCTTTTTGAAGGTAACTTGCGTGCCGATGGCTCTTCACGTTTTGCTTCGGATAATCGTTGGGGGATATTCCCTTCTTTCTCTGCAGGATGGCGTATATCTCAGGAGAACTTTATGCAGGCTACAGCAGGATTTCTTAGTAATCTTAAATTAAGAGCTTCATGGGGACAGGTAGGTAATCAGGACATTGGACTTTACCAGTACTTAAGTACCATTACTGTAAATACCCAAGCTTATTCATTTAACGATAATCTAGCGAACGGAGCTTATTTTAGTGTAGCTAACCGCGACATTAGCTGGGAAACGAGCGAAACACTTGATTTTGGTATTGATGCCGGATTTTTTAATAACAGGCTGAACTTTACTTTTGACGTATATAGTAAAGACTCTAAAAATGTGTTGGTTAGTAATTTACCGGTTCCGGGAATTTATGGTGCCGGTTCTCCGGTACAAAATGTTGGATCAATCAATAACTCAGGTTATGAGATAGCTGTAAATTATCGCTTTGATACAGGTAAAGTAAATCATTCCATTACAGCTAACCTTGCTGACAATGTGAATGAGGTTACTGATGATGGTGGCAGGACGCTGATAGGTGGTACCGATGTGGTAACTATACTTAGAGAAGGTTTTCCTATTAATTCATACTATGGCTTAATGACTGACGGTATTTATCAAAATGCAGAAGAAGTGGCTAATGGACCTCAGCAAAACTTTAATGCAGCAGGTGCCAAGCCAGGAGATTTGAGATATGTAGACAGGAATGGGGACGGAGTGATAAGAGAGGAAGACGACCGCTTTATATTAGGAAACCCTTTCCCAAGATATAATTATGGTTTTACTTATAGCGCTCAATGGAAAGGACTTGACTTCAGCTTCTTTATACAGGGAGTAGGAAAGAGAAGCATGTGGATACGCGGAGAAGGCGTAGAAGCATTCCATAACAACAACGAAGGGCCGGTGATGGATTATCATATTGACCGCTGGACACCAGCGAATCCTGATGCTTCATATCCACGTCTTACTGTAGGTGCAGAATCGGCAAACAATGCTGCAAGATCTGACTTTTGGATACAAAACGCCGCTTATGCAAGGCTTAAAAATTTACAGTTAGGTTTTACAATTCCAAAAGAAATTACACAACAAATAGGAATAAACAGGCTTAGGGCTTATATAACGGGCCAAAACCTGCTAACACTTACTAAACTTAAGGCAGGTTACGATCCTGAAATTAATTCAGGCGATGCCAGTAACGGAAGGGTATATCCGGTAACCAAAGTATGGGCAGTAGGACTAAATGTTAACTTTTAA
- a CDS encoding RagB/SusD family nutrient uptake outer membrane protein, translated as MRNYLIIALFIMMITGCESLDTPLVDRESDITFWDKPEDALAALNSCYPDLYGAEQFIFNESLSDNSYTRSNNGSLVRDIANGSYDASAPLVREVWNARFAGIRRCNILLDNVENVAGLSNELKERYRAEARVIRAYHYFILMNNFGDVPLVTQQISIEESMTIYRSPKQEVLQFILDELDTAMGLPTSYPDTDKGRITKGAAMGLKARVLLCEERWNEVSAVCEDIINGEAGNVDLFNSYSGLFKPENKDNIEVLLNVEFMPLNREHNIQYFLIPPSLGGFAAISPTQELVDDYIMLNGNTIADPSYNELDPYSNRDPRLDATIIRHESQLENPDGTFTTIQTALGTGPDAIHYASNSTPTGYYVAKFYDKTARNLVNSGSNLILIRYADILLMYAEAKAELGQFGQNEWDMTIRKLRARAGFTNDNALDYPAVSGSALIEIIRRERRSELAMEGLRLMDLRRWKNAEEKLNGWVHGMKTDEDAVDDGYVRVENRIFDPAKHYLWPVPQAERDLNSNISQNPNW; from the coding sequence ATGAGAAATTATCTTATCATAGCCTTATTTATCATGATGATAACAGGCTGCGAAAGTTTAGATACCCCGCTTGTAGACAGGGAGTCGGATATCACATTCTGGGATAAGCCCGAAGATGCATTGGCAGCCCTTAATAGCTGCTATCCGGATCTTTATGGAGCAGAACAGTTTATATTTAATGAATCTTTATCAGACAATTCGTATACAAGAAGTAATAACGGATCGTTAGTAAGGGATATTGCGAATGGTAGTTATGATGCATCTGCACCACTTGTAAGAGAAGTATGGAATGCACGATTTGCAGGAATCAGACGTTGTAATATACTTCTTGACAATGTTGAAAATGTGGCGGGACTTAGTAATGAGCTTAAAGAACGTTACAGAGCTGAAGCCAGGGTTATAAGAGCCTATCATTATTTTATACTGATGAATAATTTTGGAGATGTGCCGCTTGTTACACAACAAATTAGCATAGAGGAATCTATGACTATATACAGATCTCCAAAACAGGAAGTGTTACAGTTTATACTGGATGAACTTGATACTGCAATGGGGCTGCCTACCTCTTATCCTGATACCGATAAAGGTCGTATTACAAAAGGTGCTGCTATGGGGCTTAAAGCACGAGTATTGCTTTGTGAGGAGCGCTGGAATGAAGTGAGTGCTGTTTGTGAAGATATAATAAACGGTGAAGCAGGTAACGTAGATTTATTTAATAGCTATTCCGGCCTGTTTAAACCTGAGAATAAGGATAATATAGAAGTATTACTTAATGTAGAGTTTATGCCTCTTAACAGGGAGCACAACATACAGTATTTCCTTATCCCTCCATCTTTGGGTGGTTTTGCTGCAATATCTCCAACACAGGAGCTTGTAGACGATTATATAATGCTTAACGGAAATACCATAGCAGATCCTTCCTACAACGAACTTGACCCTTATAGTAACAGAGATCCGAGACTGGATGCAACAATTATTAGGCATGAATCACAACTTGAAAATCCTGACGGAACCTTTACCACCATTCAAACTGCATTAGGTACAGGTCCGGATGCAATTCATTATGCTTCAAACTCAACACCAACAGGTTATTACGTTGCTAAATTTTATGATAAGACAGCCCGTAACTTAGTTAATTCGGGGTCTAACTTAATTCTTATACGTTATGCAGACATACTCCTTATGTACGCAGAGGCTAAAGCTGAATTAGGACAGTTTGGACAGAATGAATGGGATATGACCATAAGAAAATTACGTGCACGTGCCGGTTTTACAAATGACAACGCTCTTGATTACCCAGCCGTATCTGGATCAGCTCTTATTGAAATTATAAGACGTGAGCGAAGATCTGAACTGGCTATGGAAGGATTAAGACTTATGGATCTAAGACGATGGAAAAATGCGGAAGAAAAACTTAACGGCTGGGTACATGGTATGAAAACAGATGAAGATGCTGTTGATGATGGCTATGTAAGGGTAGAGAACAGGATATTTGATCCTGCTAAGCACTATTTATGGCCCGTGCCACAGGCCGAACGCGATTTAAATTCTAATATTTCACAAAATCCTAATTGGTAA